The stretch of DNA GATTACATTGACGGCTTCCGCAAAGCCGGCAATGTATATATTGACGGAAAAGATATTTACCAGCCAGACGTTCGCATTGAAGAATTGCGAAAGCGGGTAGGAATGGTATTTCAAAAACCTAATCCCTTTCCTAAATCTATCTACGAAAATGTGGCCTATGGGCTGCGTATTCAGGGCATAAACAAAAAGTCGGTTCTGGACTACAAAGTGGAAACTGCTCTCAAGCAGGCCGTCCTCTGGGATGAAGTAAAAGACGACCTGAAGAAATCAGCTCTTGCCCTGTCAGGCGGTCAGCAGCAGCGATTGTGCATAGCCCGCGCCCTGGCAGTGGAGCCCTCGGTCATTCTTATGGATGAGCCGGCTTCTGCTCTGGATCCGGTGTCAACGGCCAAGATAGAAGACCTTATCTACGAACTGAAGTCGCGTTATACCATCCTTATTGTAACGCACAATATGCAACAAGCCGGCAGGGTAAGTGATAAAACAGGTTTCTTTTACATGGGTGAACTGGTAGAATTTGGCGATACAAAGCAGATTTTTACAGCACCCAAAAATAAAATAACCGAGAACTATATCAGCGGAAGGTTTGGTTAAATTACGCTTAGACAGTATAACCGACCATCGTGTTTTTGTTTTAAACATCTGAAAAATCTAACTTCTTAGCAGGGATACCCCTCAGAATGCGTGTACTTAAAATACAAGATATCATATGACTCACCTGGAAGAAGAACTTGGTCGTCTGCGTAATTCAGTGATTGAGATGATGCTCCTGGCGCGTTCCCAGCTTGCAAAAGCCAAAGAGGCCTTTCTCCAGCATGACACCGGCCTGGCTCAGGAAATAATCCGGAAAGAAACCCGCATCAATGGGATGGAACTCGCTATTGACCGCGATTGCGAAAACATTCTCGCCCTGTTTAATCCGGTTGCTACCGACCTGCGCTTCGTTGTGTCCATGCTTAAAATAAACTCCGATATTGAACGTATAGGCGATTATGCCGAAAGCATTGCCGACTATGTGATAGAAATGCCTGAGCCCTTTAAGCCTGAATTTTTGGATCGTCTCCACATCGGTGATATGTTTGAAATTGCAGTGCGCATGGTTGAGCAGGTTACAGAGGGATATCGCAAGGGAGATACTCTACTTGTGAGAAAAGTATTCAATGAAGATCAGGGCTTAAATCGCATCAACCGGGCTGCCCCGGCTATCATCACCGAACTGATTCAACAGAATCTTGGCAACACCAGTCAACTGCTTTACCTTTTTTCCACCATAAAAAAACTGGAACGGGTGGGTGATCACGTAAAGAACATAGCCGAAGATATCATCTTCTATTTTGAAGCAGAGGTGCTGAAACACCGCAGGTAGAAACCTGCATCAAAAACATCTGTAAAGCCGATCTTCCATTCCCCTGCTTGTGCCAGGCCTGATGTATCTAAATCCAGGCTGGTTACAGGTTTTCAGCTTGTGTATAAGATTCCTGCAAGCCTCTGCTCTCTGTTATGATGTGTTTTTGTAAAATGTATGCAGTATGCCGTATTGCACTTCCCACTTCCACTAACCCCACCAGTAGTCCGGTAAAGGAAACTTTTTCCATGTTAACTAAGTTTAGTCATCGTGTTTTATCCATGTTTTGCGCAATTCTCTATTTAAACCCCAAACTTTAAACCTATGGCTAATATCCTCATAACAGGAGCAACCGGACACCTCGGTAGTGCCACTATTGATTACTTAATCCGCAAAGGGTTTCCCCCGCATCAGTTGCGGGCCTTGGCGAGAAATGAAAATAAAGCTGCCGAACTTAAACGCAAAGGTGTTAGGCTAGTAATAGCCGACTACAATGACTACAATTCTCTGGTTTCAGCCTTTAAAGAGGCGGAAAAAGTATTTTTTATCTCAGCGAGCGACATTCCGCAGCGCACCCGTCAGCACGAAAACGTAGCGAAAGCTCTTAAAGAAGCAGGAGTAAAACATGTGGTGTACACCAGTTTTGTACGAAAAACCGAAGGCAGCTCTTCCCCAATAGCCGTGGTGGCCGAGGCACACTGGAAAACCGAACATTGGCTTAAAGAACTGGATATTCCGCATACGATTCTGAGAAACAATCTGTACATGGATTATATTCCTTTCTTTATCGGGGATAAAGTGTTGGAAACCGGAATGATTTACTTCCCGGCAGGCGAGGGTAAAGCTGCCGTTGCGCTGCGCAGCGAAATGGCCGAAGCAGCTGCTTCCATTCTGATGGCAGAAAAAACAGAAAAGCAAGTGTATAATTTTTCCAATGTAGTTTCCTATGCTATGACAGATGTAGCCTTGGCTATAGAAAAGGCTTCAGGCAAACCCATCCGATATGTGTCTCCCTCAATAGATGAATACCGGAAGGCTTTGAAGGAAGCCCAGGTGCCTGAGCAGTATATTGAACTGAATATCGGTTTTGCCCATGCTATAGCTCAGGGAGAATTTGACACACCTGCCAATGACCTGGAAACACTGCTGGGCAGAAAGCCTGTCTCACTGGAAGAGTTTTACAAAACCCTGCTCAGCCAGAAAAAGTGAATTTGCCGCCAGGAAAAATGAGGGAAGAATTTTTTTAAAGCACGCATTTTTATCTTCCATAGCTATGACAGGGAGCTTACAGAAGCTATATGCGGTTACGCGGTCACTATCGCAACAATCACGGCCAATGCCGGTCTTGTTCACTTCACATGGTAACCCGATGGACATTCCATTAAACCGGGAACAACGCCCGTTCTGGAATACACTTTATGCACTGGGCAGAACTCTGGAAAATCAATACGATATCAGGGCAGCACTGATTGTTTCTGCGCACTGGTGCACCCGTGGCAGTTACGTCCAAATCTCTGCCCAGCCCAGACAGATTTTTGATTACTACGGATTTCCGGAGGAATACTATAAAGTATATTATTCAGCCCCTGGCGCTCCGGAAATCGCCTCTGAGGTGGTACGCCTTGCACCTGCCGTTAAGCCCACTGCTGAATGGGGTCTGGATCATGGCGCCTGGCCTATGCTCATGCATCTTTTCCCGCAAGGAAACATCCCTGTATTTCAGCTGAGCATTCACTATGATGCTCTGCCTCATTATCATTACAACCTCGCATCACAGCTCAAGGAACTTCGTAATCGTGGTGTGTTGATTATTGGCAGCGGTGCACTGATTCATAACTTGCCTCTGGCAATGCAAAAACTACGGAACAATGACCATACACCTTACGGGTGGGAACTGGACTATGATGACTGGATAAAAAAGCAAATCATCCAGCGCAACGTGCACAATCTCATCCACTATGAAACCAGCCATGCGCTGGGTGAGCTCGCAGCCCCCACACCCGACCACTACCTCCCGCTGTTGTACACTTTCGGGGTAATGGACAGCCAGGATGAAATAGCATTTTTCTATGAAGAAGCACCCTCCCTTCCGGCATTCAGTGAAAGAAGTTTTATAGCAAGTAAATTATCACTCTGAAAAACATTTGGATAACCGCATTATTTAACATTTTTCTTACTATGCCATTAGAAGCCCAGCTTTTTCAGCAGCCCGCAGCCCGCTCTGCCGGTGACAAAATGAGAGTAGAAATCTGGAGTGATGTGGTTTGCCCGTTTTGCTACATTGGCAAACGCAATTTTGAGAAGGCGTTAAGCAGTTTTCCGCACAGAGATAAGATAGACATTGTGTGGAAAAGCTTTCAGCTGGACCCGCAGGCTGAAACGCGGCCTGATATCAGTGTGTATGCCTACCTGGCTCAGCGTAAAAACATCAGCCTGGCCCAATCAAAGCAGCTGCATGAGCATGTAACCGGAATGGCCCGGAAGGCAGGGCTGGACTATCACCTGGATAAAGTCATTCCGGCAAATACCCTTAAAGCACATCAGATGCTGCATTTTGCCCGCAAACAGGGCAAACAAAATGAAACGAAAGAAGCCCTGCTACGCGCCTATTTCACAGGAGGAAAAAATATAGACGACCTTTCAACTCTTCTGCAAATAGGTTCGGATTTAGGTCTTGATACATCAGCATTGCAAGATGCTTTACTTGGTAACACGTTGACAGATGAAGTAAATCAAGACATCTATGAGGCACGTCAGTTGGGCATTCAGGGTGTGCCTTACTTCCTGTTTAATGCACAATATGCTGTTTCGGGAGCTCAGCCCCCGGAAGTATTCAGTGCCACCCTGCAAAAAGCATTCAATGCATGGAAACAGCAAGGCACTGAATAACCCTACTTCCTTCAGCTGGCAATACCCGGATAACAGTATTCCTCATTTCTGTAGGGAAGATTCCTAAATTTTGCTTCACGGGTCAGTTTTCTCGCTCAATTGTAAACTGAATAAGGCGGGCCAGGCTGTCACGTGCTTCGTTGGGGGGATACGTGTTCAATATCGCCATAGCCTCATCGCGAAAGACCTGCATTTTGCTTACAGCATAATCCAGTCCGCCTCGTTCTTTCACCATCCTGAGCACTGTAGCTACTTGTCTGGGGTCTTTGTTGTGATTTTTAAAAACGTTGATTATATACCGTTTTTCTGAAGAGGGGCAGTGATTCAAAGTATAAATGAGCGGCAGGGTCATCTTGCGCTCTTTAATATCAATGCCGCGCGGTTTGCCGATGTCTTCATCTCCATAATCAAAAAGATCGTCTTTAATCTGAAAAGCCATACCCACCTTTTCCCCGAACAAACGCATCTTTTCCACTTCTGCCGGCTCGCTGGTTACTGAAGCTGCACCACTGGCACAGGCTGAGGCAATCAGCGAAGCTGTTTTCTGCCTTATAATCTCATAATACACATCTTCCTCAATATCCAGCCTGCGTGCTTTTTCAATCTGCAGCAATTCCCCCTCACTCATTTCCTTCACAGCAGCAGACAATATGTTCAGCAAATCATAATGCCCGTGCTCCAGTGCAAGCAACAAGCCTCTTGACAACAGATAGTCTCCTACCAGTACCGCTATTTTGTTTTTCCAAAGAGCGTTTATAGAAAAAAAACCTCTGCGCATATGCGCATCATCCACCACGTCATCATGTACCAGCGTGGCTGTATGCAACAGCTCCACAAGGGAGGCCGCCACATATGTTTTTTCTGAAATATTCCCAATCAACCTGGCACTCAGCAAGACAAACATTGGACGCATCTGCTTGCCCTTTCGCTGAACGATATAGTAGGTGATCCTATCCAGCAGCGGCACGCGGCTTTTCATAGCCTCCCTGAACCTGCGCTCAAAAACCTCCAGCTCTTTCTCAACCGGGGCCTTTATTTTACTCAGTGACTCGGGCACTTATTTTTTTAAAAGTTTGCTGCAAGTTAAATATTTTTAATCCCTCTCATGACAAAGGAAACCATTGGCATTGCTCTGCAGAAAAAAGAAAACATCTTTATTCCCGGCAAACACGGCAAACCCATTGTTGCCGACATCACCTGGCCGGTAAGCTCCGCTCCCCTGCCGGTTGTTATTTTCTGTCATGGATTCAAAGGATTTAAAGACTGGGGGTATTTTAATCTTGCTGCGGAAGCCTTTGCCCGCAGCGGAATTATGTTCGTGAAATTCAATTTCTCTCATAACGGCACCTCTCCGGAAAACCCGCTGGAATTTGTTGACCTGGATGCTTTCGCCAACAACAATCTGAGCATTGAACTGGATGATCTGGGCCGTGTGATTGACTATGTGGAGCAGGCGCACAATCTGAAACCAGCACCGGCCGACACCAGTCGCATCTTTCTTGCAGGTCATAGCCGCGGAGGCAGCGTTGCCATTCTGAAAGCTGCCGAGGATGGTCGCATCAAAAAACTGGTTACCTGGTCGGCCGTTAGTGATTTTGAAAAAAACTGGAGCCCTGATTTGGTAGAGCACTGGAAAACAACAGGAGTCCTCTACGTGCCCAATGTCCGCACCGGTCAACAGATGCCTTTACATTATCAACTCTATACGGATTATATTACTCACCGCTCACGGCTGCGTGTGCTTTCGGCCGCTGCAAAAATTCATATTCCCTTCCTGATCATCCATGGCACGCAGGATGAAACCGTTCCATTTCAGGATGCTGAGGAATTACATAAGGCATGCCCTACGGCAAAGCTGCTGCCCATAGAGGGCGCTGACCATGTTTTCGGAGGCAAGCACCCCTGGAAGTCTGACACACTCCCTGCACCGGCCAGACAGGTTATACTGGCATCTGCAGATTTCCTGAATGCACCCTGTTAAAATAAAAACGCTAGTTGCCCTTAGGGTCGCAATTCCTTTTTCTTGTGCAGATAGGGCACGAGAAATCCGATGCCCGCTCCCGTCACGTAACCGGCCAGAATATCGGTAGGATAATGTTTTCCGGCTAAGTAGCGCAGCATGCCCACAATCGCTGGCAACAGTGCGGCCGAGGTCCATACCAAAGGCTTCAGGCGGGAATCAGGGTTCAAGTCGCAATACACTCTGGCCATAAAAAAAGATGCGCTGGCCGTAAGGGAAGTATGACCGGAAAAGAAAGACTTGCGCGCATCCTTCTCAGTTCTTTTATCCATGGCCACAGCCGGATTATATGCAAAAGGCCGGTAACGCTTTGTAAGCACCTTCACTATGTTGGTGACTCCCATGGTCATCAACAGGGTTTCGGCATACATCAGGCTCACATATTTTTCTCTACGCACGTTCTTATTTATAAACAGCAATGCTGGCATGGCAATTCCTGTATAAAGAAACACATCGCTGGCTATGGCCGCAGGGGGCGACCAGCGTTGTGTGGCATGCCGGTCAATCACCCAGATATCCTGCTTGTCCAACGCCTGCACCTGTTCAGGTGTGGGCTTGCTGGCCTTCATGCCGATAACAAACGATGCCGTAGCAGTGCCCAGGCCTACTGCGCCCAGAGGAATGTCAGTCTGATACTGCAGGCGATAAACATCCTGCGGGAAAGCACATAAAGGAAACATGCCCGCACAGACCCACAGTGCAGGTGCCAGCATTCTCAGCAAAAAAATGGATCGCTTATTCAATGGTCGCTTGAATGCCGCGGTCAGTCAAACCTTCTTTCATTGGACGCAACATTTCATATGGCCCTTCCTTTGCCACAGCCTTTCCCTTATAGTGTACCAGAAGCGTAACCTGCTCAGCCTGTATTTCCGTATGACCGCAAATCTCTATCAGAGCCTGAATGACCCAGTCAAAAGTATTCACATCATCATTGTACACTACCAGATACCGGACATCTACCAACTCATCAACTGTGCCGGTGTGCACATCAGTATATTTCTGAACGGATTCTTGTGTCATCATGATAATCAGGATTGCTGCTAAGATACAAAATTAGGTAACAGCAGGGAACTGCTCACTTCAGCAAATCCAGAAATTGTTGCTCGGAAATAATGTGCACCGTACCCAGCTTTTTGGCTTTTTCCAGCTTACTGCCCGGCTCAGCGCCCACAACCAGATAATTTAATTTGGCATTCACGGAGCCGGCCACTTTTCCACCGTTGGCTTCCACAAGAGATTCGGCCTCCGAACGGGAAAAATGTTCCAGTGTGCCGGTAAACAAAAAGGTTTTGCCGGCCAGTTTGCCTGACAGGTGTGCCGTACTCTTCTCAGACTTGAGATTTACTCCCAGCCGTTCCAGTTCATGCAGCATCCGGATGTTGTCTGGGTTGTGAAAAAAATCGGCAAGCGAAGCAGCCACCTTCGGTCCTATGTCTTCCAGTTGTTCAAACTGTTCAACAGTCCAATCCTTAAATTCCAGCAAATGTTCAACGGCCTGCATCAGGGTTTTTGCTGTTGCCTCCCCGACATATCGGATGCCCAGTCCGTAAATAAGGCGGTTAAGTGGCCGATTTTTCGATTCTTCAATGGCTCTTTTAAGGTTATTGACTGATTTTTCCCGGAAGCCGGGCATTTGCAAAATCTTCTCATAATCCAGCCGGTAAATGTCCGGAATGCTTTTCAGCAGGCCGGCATCATAGAATTTCAGCACCAGCGAGGGCCCCAGACCGCGAATATCCATAGCACTTGCAGACACAAAATGGATAATTCTTCCGGTTACCTGAGCCGGACAAGAAGCATTGACGCAGCGCACTACGGTTTCATCAGGAAGTTTTACCACAGGGGAACCACACGAAGGACAATGCTTCGGGAAATGCACTATTTTTTCGCTCCCGGTGCGTTTCTCGGGCAGGGCATGCACAATATAAGGGATAACATCTCCTGCCCGTTCAATAAGCACATGATCTCCTATACGGATATCTTTTTCTCTCAATATTTCTTCATTGAACAGCGACACATTGGAGATGGTAACTCCGGCCAGAAACACAGGCTCCACCTGAGCTACCGGAGTAATGGCTCCTGTACGTCCTACGCTGAAAAAGATATTGTTTACCCGGGTGACAGCCTGCCGTGCCTTGAATTTATAGGCCATCGCCCAGCGCGGATGATGCGAAGTGGCTCCAGCCTTTTCCTGCAGCCTGAAAGCATTCACCTTCACTACCATGCCGTCAATTTCGTAAGGGAAGTCATCTCGTTTAGTCTGCCATTCCTCACAATATCTGGCTACTTCTTGTATGTTGGCACAAATCTTTTTCACAGGATAGGGGGACTTAAAACCCAGCTTATATAGCAGCTCCAGAGCATTGCTGTGGGTTTTTATTTTATGGATGAGTACGCTTTTGCCTTCCTTATCAGTAGCATAGGCCAGGTGATACATAAATGCTTCCAGCCCCCGTCCTGCAACTTCCCGGGCGTCCTGCATGCGTAACGCTCCGGAAGCGGTATTGCGCGGGTTAATAAACACAGGGAGACCTTCTTCCAGACGTTTTTGATTGATTTGGTTGAAATGCTCTTTGCTGATGATGACTTCCCCGCGCAACTCTGCAGTGTAAATGCCGTAACTGGAAAATTTTGCTGAAAGGGGAAGCGAACGTAACACCTTGATGTTATTGGTAATTTCTTCTCCCACTGCACCATCGCCCCGTGTTGCAGCACGCTTGAGCAAATCATTTTCATAAATGACGGCAATACTGGCCCCGTCAAACTTGGGCTCCACACAATATTCCACCTGCTGCACACCTGTCAGTTCTTTTACTCTCCGGTCGAATTCAATCAGATCTGCTTCATCATAAGAGTTATCCAAAGAAAGCATGGGCACCAGATGGCTTACCTGAGGAAATTCTTTGGTAAGACCATAAGCCACGCGCTGCGTAGGTGAGTCCGGAGTGACTAAATCAGGATGCTGCTGTTCGGTTTGTTTCAGCAGCTTAAACAACTGGTCATACTCAAAATCGCTGATTGCCGGATCCGAAAGAACATAATATCTCCAATCATGAAAATGAATGATCTCCCGCAGGTCAGCAGCCAGCCTTGCTGCTTCTTGCCTGCCTTCGGGCACTGCCATCCGCTGCAGAAGCTGACGGGTGCGTTGTATCAGGTGACGTTGCTGCGATTCTGTGTACATGCCTTACTGTAACAGCCTGTCAATAGCATCAGCCAGCAGGCGATCTTTTTCGGTTATGCGACCTCCGGCATCATGTGTGCTCAGGCGTATTTCCACTTTATTCCATTCATTGCTCCAATAAGGATGATGATTGTGTTTTTCTGCCAGAAGGGCTACCCGTGTCATAAACGCAAAGGCTTCGCTGAAGTCGGCAAACTCAAAAGTTCTGACCATCTGATTGTTTTGCTCTTTCCACATGGTTTTTATTTTAATGATGCATTTAACTACACGGAGTTGGCAGGGCTGCAGCTATTTGAAATTCCAGTCAAAAGTATCCAGCTCCTGCAGAGAGAACTTCAGCAGGTCAATGCCGCCCCGTATGTCATTTTTATGAGCCATTTCAATTACCTGATGTATATGTCGGGTAGGGATGGAAATACAACCGGCAATAGCTCCTCTGGGGCTCATGCGTTGGATACCGGCAGTGTCGGTTCCGCCACCGATGAGAATTTCAGGTTGCCAGGGTATTTTATGCCTGCGTGCGGTTGCTTTCATAAATTCCACCATGCGGGCATCTGCAATAGCCGAACTATCCATTACCTTTATGGCCACTCCTTTTCCTAATCGGGTTACCATTTCCTCGGGCTTAGCTCCCGGCACATCATAGGCAATCGTGGTATCAAGCCCGAATCCGAAATCTGGTTCTATATGGTGCGCAGCAACCTGTGCGCCCCGGATACCTACTTCCTCCTGTACGGTGAACACCGCATAAATATCACAGGCAGGCTTTTTTATCTCCCGCAGCGCTTCAATTAAAATAAACACCGAAACACGGTTATCCAGTGATTTGCAGTTGACACAATCACCCATTTCAATAAGCGTGCGTTCACGGGTGACCGGATTACCCACTTCCACATATTTCTCCACTTCTTTCTTGGGCAGCCCCAGATCTATGAAGTAGTCGGTCAGCTCCGGGCTTTTTTTCCGCTCCTCTGGCGTCATCACATGAATGGGCTTGGAGCCCATTACTCCGATAAGGTCTTTTTTGCCATGCACGATTACCCGCTGAGCCGTGAGGGTTTTAGGATCAAATCCTCCCAGCGTGGTAAAGCGCAGAAATCCGTTGTCATCAATATGATTGACTATGAACCCGATTTCATCCATGTGGGCAGCCACCATGGCTTTTTTATGGCTCTTACCTTTCTTCAGTGCAATCACGTTGCCCATATTGTCCACGGAGACATCATCCACAAGTTTTTTCACTTCGCGCAACACAATTTTCCGGATGCGCTCTTCGTAGCCGGGAGCACCGGCTGTTTCACAGATTTCAGCAAGCAGTTTCACATTGATAGCCATAAGCAGATGCGGTGTTTGTGCGAAAGATACATATTCCGCTCCAATAGGTTTCCTGCAACCTTCGGGAAAGAGAAGGAATAAGTTAGCGACAAGCCGGAATTTAAAATAATTTTACGGATGAATAACCGATGCCCGTAATTCTTGTTACTACCTCGTCTTTTTCGCTGAAAAACGAGGGGCTTATTTTAAATCCCTACAAGCGAAAGCTAACAGAGCGTGAACTTATCACGCTGGTGGAGCAACATCAGCCTGAAGCACTGATTGCCGGGGTTGAGCCTATCACCGAAAGTGTTTTTGAGTGTGCTAAGAAGCTAAAGATCATTGCCAGGGTGGGTGCTGGACTAGATAACGTAGACCTGCATGCAGCCCAACGATGGGGCATCAAAGTAATCAGCACTCCGGATGCGGTGACCGCTCCGGTAGCCGAGCTCACGGTGGGATTGATGTTAGCTGCGCTGCGGGGCATTGCTTTGTCTGACCGCAAAATGCGGCAGGGTGTTTGGGAGAGACCTCAGGGAAGGTTGTTGCAGGGTAAACAAGTCGGCATTGCCGGAGCCGGCCGCATTGGCAGTGCCACAGCGCGCCTGTGTCAGGGTTTCGGGGCTCGCATAGTTTTTTTTGACCCATTCCGCAGCTCGGAAGCATATTCCTTTTCTCCCAGTCTGGCCGAGCTGGCTGCCTCCAGCGACATTCTCTCCCTGCACATGCCCTATTCGGCCGATACCCATCACATCATTGACAGGCACCTGCTTGAAGTAATGAAACCGGAAGCAATTCTTAT from Chitinophagales bacterium encodes:
- a CDS encoding phosphate ABC transporter ATP-binding protein; the protein is MKFITQRSAVKPMNDAPQPDLTEKNGASGTPNKLETQTLFVYYGTKQVLRDINIQVKANTVTALIGPSGCGKSTFLRMFNRMNDYIDGFRKAGNVYIDGKDIYQPDVRIEELRKRVGMVFQKPNPFPKSIYENVAYGLRIQGINKKSVLDYKVETALKQAVLWDEVKDDLKKSALALSGGQQQRLCIARALAVEPSVILMDEPASALDPVSTAKIEDLIYELKSRYTILIVTHNMQQAGRVSDKTGFFYMGELVEFGDTKQIFTAPKNKITENYISGRFG
- a CDS encoding phosphate transport system regulatory protein PhoU gives rise to the protein MTHLEEELGRLRNSVIEMMLLARSQLAKAKEAFLQHDTGLAQEIIRKETRINGMELAIDRDCENILALFNPVATDLRFVVSMLKINSDIERIGDYAESIADYVIEMPEPFKPEFLDRLHIGDMFEIAVRMVEQVTEGYRKGDTLLVRKVFNEDQGLNRINRAAPAIITELIQQNLGNTSQLLYLFSTIKKLERVGDHVKNIAEDIIFYFEAEVLKHRR
- a CDS encoding NAD(P)-dependent oxidoreductase; protein product: MANILITGATGHLGSATIDYLIRKGFPPHQLRALARNENKAAELKRKGVRLVIADYNDYNSLVSAFKEAEKVFFISASDIPQRTRQHENVAKALKEAGVKHVVYTSFVRKTEGSSSPIAVVAEAHWKTEHWLKELDIPHTILRNNLYMDYIPFFIGDKVLETGMIYFPAGEGKAAVALRSEMAEAAASILMAEKTEKQVYNFSNVVSYAMTDVALAIEKASGKPIRYVSPSIDEYRKALKEAQVPEQYIELNIGFAHAIAQGEFDTPANDLETLLGRKPVSLEEFYKTLLSQKK
- a CDS encoding dioxygenase, coding for MPVLFTSHGNPMDIPLNREQRPFWNTLYALGRTLENQYDIRAALIVSAHWCTRGSYVQISAQPRQIFDYYGFPEEYYKVYYSAPGAPEIASEVVRLAPAVKPTAEWGLDHGAWPMLMHLFPQGNIPVFQLSIHYDALPHYHYNLASQLKELRNRGVLIIGSGALIHNLPLAMQKLRNNDHTPYGWELDYDDWIKKQIIQRNVHNLIHYETSHALGELAAPTPDHYLPLLYTFGVMDSQDEIAFFYEEAPSLPAFSERSFIASKLSL
- a CDS encoding DSBA oxidoreductase, yielding MPLEAQLFQQPAARSAGDKMRVEIWSDVVCPFCYIGKRNFEKALSSFPHRDKIDIVWKSFQLDPQAETRPDISVYAYLAQRKNISLAQSKQLHEHVTGMARKAGLDYHLDKVIPANTLKAHQMLHFARKQGKQNETKEALLRAYFTGGKNIDDLSTLLQIGSDLGLDTSALQDALLGNTLTDEVNQDIYEARQLGIQGVPYFLFNAQYAVSGAQPPEVFSATLQKAFNAWKQQGTE
- a CDS encoding polyprenyl synthetase — protein: MPESLSKIKAPVEKELEVFERRFREAMKSRVPLLDRITYYIVQRKGKQMRPMFVLLSARLIGNISEKTYVAASLVELLHTATLVHDDVVDDAHMRRGFFSINALWKNKIAVLVGDYLLSRGLLLALEHGHYDLLNILSAAVKEMSEGELLQIEKARRLDIEEDVYYEIIRQKTASLIASACASGAASVTSEPAEVEKMRLFGEKVGMAFQIKDDLFDYGDEDIGKPRGIDIKERKMTLPLIYTLNHCPSSEKRYIINVFKNHNKDPRQVATVLRMVKERGGLDYAVSKMQVFRDEAMAILNTYPPNEARDSLARLIQFTIEREN
- a CDS encoding alpha/beta hydrolase, producing the protein MTKETIGIALQKKENIFIPGKHGKPIVADITWPVSSAPLPVVIFCHGFKGFKDWGYFNLAAEAFARSGIMFVKFNFSHNGTSPENPLEFVDLDAFANNNLSIELDDLGRVIDYVEQAHNLKPAPADTSRIFLAGHSRGGSVAILKAAEDGRIKKLVTWSAVSDFEKNWSPDLVEHWKTTGVLYVPNVRTGQQMPLHYQLYTDYITHRSRLRVLSAAAKIHIPFLIIHGTQDETVPFQDAEELHKACPTAKLLPIEGADHVFGGKHPWKSDTLPAPARQVILASADFLNAPC
- the clpS gene encoding ATP-dependent Clp protease adaptor protein ClpS, with protein sequence MMTQESVQKYTDVHTGTVDELVDVRYLVVYNDDVNTFDWVIQALIEICGHTEIQAEQVTLLVHYKGKAVAKEGPYEMLRPMKEGLTDRGIQATIE
- the ligA gene encoding DNA ligase; its protein translation is MYTESQQRHLIQRTRQLLQRMAVPEGRQEAARLAADLREIIHFHDWRYYVLSDPAISDFEYDQLFKLLKQTEQQHPDLVTPDSPTQRVAYGLTKEFPQVSHLVPMLSLDNSYDEADLIEFDRRVKELTGVQQVEYCVEPKFDGASIAVIYENDLLKRAATRGDGAVGEEITNNIKVLRSLPLSAKFSSYGIYTAELRGEVIISKEHFNQINQKRLEEGLPVFINPRNTASGALRMQDAREVAGRGLEAFMYHLAYATDKEGKSVLIHKIKTHSNALELLYKLGFKSPYPVKKICANIQEVARYCEEWQTKRDDFPYEIDGMVVKVNAFRLQEKAGATSHHPRWAMAYKFKARQAVTRVNNIFFSVGRTGAITPVAQVEPVFLAGVTISNVSLFNEEILREKDIRIGDHVLIERAGDVIPYIVHALPEKRTGSEKIVHFPKHCPSCGSPVVKLPDETVVRCVNASCPAQVTGRIIHFVSASAMDIRGLGPSLVLKFYDAGLLKSIPDIYRLDYEKILQMPGFREKSVNNLKRAIEESKNRPLNRLIYGLGIRYVGEATAKTLMQAVEHLLEFKDWTVEQFEQLEDIGPKVAASLADFFHNPDNIRMLHELERLGVNLKSEKSTAHLSGKLAGKTFLFTGTLEHFSRSEAESLVEANGGKVAGSVNAKLNYLVVGAEPGSKLEKAKKLGTVHIISEQQFLDLLK
- a CDS encoding peptidase M42, with amino-acid sequence MAINVKLLAEICETAGAPGYEERIRKIVLREVKKLVDDVSVDNMGNVIALKKGKSHKKAMVAAHMDEIGFIVNHIDDNGFLRFTTLGGFDPKTLTAQRVIVHGKKDLIGVMGSKPIHVMTPEERKKSPELTDYFIDLGLPKKEVEKYVEVGNPVTRERTLIEMGDCVNCKSLDNRVSVFILIEALREIKKPACDIYAVFTVQEEVGIRGAQVAAHHIEPDFGFGLDTTIAYDVPGAKPEEMVTRLGKGVAIKVMDSSAIADARMVEFMKATARRHKIPWQPEILIGGGTDTAGIQRMSPRGAIAGCISIPTRHIHQVIEMAHKNDIRGGIDLLKFSLQELDTFDWNFK
- a CDS encoding 2-hydroxyacid dehydrogenase, giving the protein MPVILVTTSSFSLKNEGLILNPYKRKLTERELITLVEQHQPEALIAGVEPITESVFECAKKLKIIARVGAGLDNVDLHAAQRWGIKVISTPDAVTAPVAELTVGLMLAALRGIALSDRKMRQGVWERPQGRLLQGKQVGIAGAGRIGSATARLCQGFGARIVFFDPFRSSEAYSFSPSLAELAASSDILSLHMPYSADTHHIIDRHLLEVMKPEAILINASRGGLVDEDALVDALSTGRLAAAALDCFEQEPYNGKLLQLDNVILTAHIGSYAREARIKMEQEALHAVLSYFNLDT